In Silene latifolia isolate original U9 population chromosome 6, ASM4854445v1, whole genome shotgun sequence, the genomic window AATTGAAATATATTCTTGACAAGTTATGTGAAGCTTCTGGGCAAGTTCTTAACACTGCAAAGTCAGGGGGTGTCTTTAGTCCTAGCACTACCTTAGGTAAGGCTTCTATGGCCTTGAAGATTTTGGGTGTTAATCATCACAATGATATTGGCAAGTATTTGGGTATTGAAACCGCTTCTGGTTCCTCAAAAAAGGCTATTTTTAATGACCTTATTGAAAAGGTCAAGAGACGTATTTTTTCTTGGAATGGTATTTTTCTGTCACCAGCTGGTCGGTTAACACTTATTTCGTCTATCCTTTCCACCCTCTCTGATTATGTCCtatcggtatttaaaataccggtaagtgtgaccAATAAGATTAACTCCTTGTTGTCGCATTTCTGGTGGGCTGGTACGAGATCGTGTTCTCCTATTCACTGGTGTAGTAAAAACTTTCTAAGTTTGCCTAAATCTCAAGGTGGCCTTGGTAACCGGAATCTTAATTGTATGAACCAGGCATTATTAGGGAAGTTAGCCTGGCGAATTATATCTGACACGGACCCACTTCTTAGCCGTGTTTTCTACTCTAAGGTTCTATGTAATGACTTGATGATTTTCCCTGATTCGGTTAAACATGGCTCTAACTTTTCATGGGGTTGTCGAAGTATTATTTATGGGATGCATCTTGtccttcctaatattggatggaATTTTGGTTTCAACTCCAAGTTGAATGTTTGGTCTTCCAAATGGATTGCTGGACGGTCCCCATCGCAGGTTACTAGCTTTGGCTTCGAACCGCCATTTTCCATGCTTGGTTTGACCATCAAGGATCTTATTTTGCCGTCTATGTCATGGAATTATGAGCTTATTCATGATCTCTTTGAACCAGAATGGGCTAATAGAATTTGCGCCATACCCATCTGCCCATCTGTTGTGAGTGATACGGTTTTCTGGATCCCCTCCTCTTCTGGCCTGTATACTGTTAAAAGTGGATATGCCATTTCTCTCGGCTTTCATCTTGAGAAGTCTGGCACGAGCAAAGACAACAGTAGAGCTAGTAGCAATGTTAAACAGTTCTGTAAATCTAAGCTTTGGTTCTTGCCAGGGCCACAAATCAGGAAGATTCTCATTTGGAGAATTATCACTAATTCGCTTTCTGTCGGAATTGAGTTTCAAAAGAGACACTTGATGGTTTCTTATCACTGTCAGCTATGTAATGACACAATGTCGACGGAATCTACTACACATCTTTTTAGGGACTGCACTGTGGCGAAAAGGCTCTGGGCTTCCTCTTCCCTCGGTATTAATGCTAATCATGCTGATAACTTGCCCTTGTCTGATTGGATCTTCAACTGGATTTCTCTGTTCTCTAAGATGGATGACTCTTCTACTCCTAccattattttcctttttgttcttTGGAGTATTTGGTGTGCTAGAAATAATTCTATTTTTAGAGGAGTCGCGTTCTCGGTTGATCACTTCTTCCATCTTCAGGCTAAGGTGGCTCAGACTGCACTTTCCGCTCTCTCCTTCTCTGATAATAGCAGTGCAACACTCATATTGAAGGAGCCAGACTTGCGATTAGCCATGATTGATAATATCAAGAATAGCGTTCCTTTTTATTTGATAGGTGAAAACTATAATTGCCTTTGTGCTAGAGCTAAGGTCGACGCAAGCTGGTCTAAAACCCTTGCGGCTTCCTACGGTTGGATTGTCTATAATCCTGATGGGTCTTGCCTCAACATGTCTGTTGTTGCCTTACGAGCGGAATCGACTCTACAAGCCGAAGCTGTAGGTATCCGTAATCTCTTGAGATGGGCGGGCATTCCAACATCCTTTATTTCGAGGCTTCCTCTGACTGTCTCCAGATTCTTCTACAAATTGCAGGTGTCGTGACTCCTCATCAATTAACCAAAGGCATTGTTAATGATATCGCACTCCTTCTACCGTCTTTCCATTGTCTTAGTTTTAGTTTTATTCCTCGTAATCTTAATAAGGTTGCCCATAACCTGGCTAGAACCGCAATGGGTTTGTAACTTTTTATAActttacagctgccaaaaaaaaaaaaaaaaaaatacactttAACGACCACTAAAACACCTCCGACCTAGTGGATGTGACCTCTAGTAACCTTCTATATTAGTTGAGTAAATTGTTTGGGTAGAAGACGCGAGTAATTAAATCCTACATCAATGAACATATCTCGTATCTATCCCAGTTGGCAGAAGTAGGGCTGagaatcggtccaagaccggATCAAACCGGATCGGAGTCCGAAAATAAAAATTTAGTAGACCGAAGACcggacctaaaactttcggtcttggaccggacccACAAGCTTGGACATGACCCAAGCCTCCAGTGGCGTAGCCACATATGTTAGTGGGGTCTTGAGACCCCACAGCCTTTCGACAATTGACGTTTTTTATCATTAAAATttgtttgttttgaaaattttATGTCTTTAAGACCCCGTAATAAGAAATGGGTAACAATTACATTAGAATAGACACCACAAGTAAACGATTCTGGCTCCGCCACTGCAAGCCCAACGCTAGAAATCTACCATAACGGATACGACCTAGTGTTCAATATGAGTCGGTGGTCGAAACATTATAGTAGAACTCCGAAATTTAAAAAAAATCTGATATAGTAAACATATATACAAGTTCAATTCGATTCAAGTAGGTTGTATTCTAGAGGTATAATCCTTTTCTGATATCACGTAAATAGTTATGTAGATTTTGCATGTGTGCTTAACAAACTATTAAGTAAATTAAACACCATTTCTATCACTGTTGTTTACCATATGAGAATCTAAAAAGAAAACTGCAACATCATATCGACAGAAAGGGAACCTATCATGTTCTTTTAAGTTTTTTTGTGCTCAGAATTCGGAAAATTACCTAAAATGTCTTGGGTGAAAAGAGAAGTTCTATCCTACCCAGGCGATCTAAGTCCGACCCTCTTTAACCCGGGCTCGAGGAAGGCGAAAATTATTGGAGACAACACACGGGCAACCCTTGGGAGTGTAGGAGCAGTGAGTGTGCCAAGGATAAACCAGTTGAAGCTCAAAAGAGCAACAGCATCCGAAGCTGGTctgtttttaattgttgaaaagAACTGCACAACGCTTCTCAAGGATAAGCCTACTACCGAGAATAGAGCCATCACAAGAGGCATACAAGGGTCCTTAGCCTCCCATATTATGGCCCCCACCAAGAGCGATAACAACGCACTAAAAACAGATTGAAAGAACGCGACTTCCCTTCTCTGATGGAGAGCCAAGTCAGTGTCTGTGCTGCTTGAGAAAACTAGTGGATCCACTAGCCCTGTTGGGTTACGTGACCAAATTCGTTCCTGGAGTGCCAAAGAACTTTTATGGATCACCGGATCTCTTGCATTGCTCATTATAGCTGATGAGTCCCAAAGGCCTTTGGTATGAGATTCTTTCAGTCTGCTATTTTCATCCTTCAGATATTCTAGCTGTTGCAGAAAATGTTAATAGGCTGGCCATGAGTACTCGGCAAAGTCAATCGACACAAAGAGATAACTATGAGTTTACTTAA contains:
- the LOC141658858 gene encoding uncharacterized protein LOC141658858, producing the protein MMKLMLLLTVRSLWLVILTCIQLFLEVINFHARMYWRIISWIVTIMTLPFRALGALHRENKMERLLQEMLSELESLSWRNEKLEARLEMAVKERHLVESMLAEIEEEHDVTIGKIERLEKELEYLKDENSRLKESHTKGLWDSSAIMSNARDPVIHKSSLALQERIWSRNPTGLVDPLVFSSSTDTDLALHQRREVAFFQSVFSALLSLLVGAIIWEAKDPCMPLVMALFSVVGLSLRSVVQFFSTIKNRPASDAVALLSFNWFILGTLTAPTLPRVARVLSPIIFAFLEPGLKRVGLRSPG